Proteins from one Amycolatopsis benzoatilytica AK 16/65 genomic window:
- a CDS encoding wax ester/triacylglycerol synthase domain-containing protein: MTRTPLSSLDVAFLCLSRETSPMQMGAVLIFAPERPVDPARLTALLASRAEKIPQLRRKIRAGLFPPGSAEWVRDPDFAALKHIHEHRLSTLYDPDPLPEFAARWIAEPLDPRRPLWELTVVTGLPDGGFAVLLKLHHALTDGAGAYAVAVGLLDGIAARPLAPAVPRPRTPLSTMRDTLETAGIASSVVRAARPPWTPLSAPATAGRSLGFSRLCAADLRQIRRAHGGTTNDVVLAVLSGALRDWLVNRGVRPDGRSLRALIPVSVRGRAAEQVGGNKLSGYLCDLPVGVDDPVRRLAVVKAAMARNKAAGPARGAGAFPLLADRMPTVLHRLGTRTAGLAAPLLFDLVVTTVPVPPARLELDGAPLTQVYPFVPLAPRQAVGIAIAPYRDSVHIGLQANAEAVGDLGSLRDAVAKSAAELLLAS, translated from the coding sequence ATGACGCGTACGCCGCTCAGCTCCCTCGATGTCGCTTTTCTCTGTCTTTCCAGGGAAACCTCGCCGATGCAGATGGGCGCGGTGCTGATTTTCGCGCCGGAGCGGCCGGTCGATCCGGCGCGGCTGACCGCACTGCTGGCGAGCCGCGCGGAGAAAATCCCGCAGCTGCGCCGGAAAATCCGCGCCGGACTGTTCCCGCCCGGGTCCGCGGAATGGGTGCGCGACCCGGATTTCGCTGCCCTGAAACACATTCACGAACACCGGTTGAGCACGTTGTACGACCCGGACCCGCTGCCGGAGTTCGCGGCGCGGTGGATCGCCGAACCGCTGGACCCGCGCCGGCCGCTGTGGGAGCTCACTGTGGTGACCGGATTGCCGGACGGCGGCTTCGCGGTGTTGTTGAAGCTTCACCACGCGCTCACCGACGGAGCCGGTGCCTACGCCGTGGCCGTCGGGTTGCTCGACGGCATCGCGGCCCGGCCGCTTGCTCCGGCAGTCCCCCGGCCGCGAACTCCGCTGAGCACCATGCGCGACACACTGGAGACCGCCGGGATCGCTTCGTCGGTCGTACGTGCGGCCCGGCCGCCCTGGACGCCGCTGTCCGCGCCCGCTACCGCTGGCCGGTCCCTCGGATTCTCCCGGCTGTGCGCCGCTGACCTACGACAGATCCGCCGCGCCCATGGCGGTACGACGAACGACGTGGTGCTCGCGGTGTTGTCCGGCGCGTTGCGGGATTGGCTGGTCAACCGCGGAGTCCGGCCGGACGGGCGGTCGCTGCGCGCGCTGATCCCGGTCAGCGTGCGCGGCAGGGCAGCGGAGCAGGTGGGCGGGAACAAGCTGTCCGGCTACCTGTGCGATCTGCCGGTCGGCGTCGACGATCCGGTACGGCGGCTCGCCGTGGTGAAGGCCGCGATGGCGCGCAACAAGGCGGCGGGACCGGCCCGCGGCGCGGGCGCCTTCCCGCTGCTGGCCGATCGCATGCCGACGGTGTTGCACCGGCTGGGCACGCGGACGGCCGGGCTGGCCGCACCCCTGCTGTTCGATCTGGTCGTGACGACGGTGCCGGTACCGCCCGCCCGGCTCGAGCTCGACGGCGCGCCGCTGACGCAGGTGTACCCGTTCGTGCCGCTGGCTCCGCGCCAAGCGGTCGGCATCGCGATCGCGCCCTATCGCGACTCGGTCCACATCGGACTGCAAGCCAACGCGGAGGCGGTCGGCGATCTGGGCTCGCTGCGCGACGCGGTAGCCAAGTCGGCAGCGGAACTCCTGCTCGCTTCGTAA
- a CDS encoding glutamate synthase subunit beta — MADPTGFLKYQRQEPKKKSYEERLSSWGEVYAEVDPAERNEAVRVQASRCMDCGIPFCHSGASGCPLGNLIPEWNDLVRRGDWAAASDRLHATNNFPEFTGKLCPAPCEAGCVLSISPLSGGPVAIKRVEETIAAQSWEAGYVQPQVSEVSSGRKVAVVGSGPAGLAAAQQLTRAGHEVTVFERDDRLGGLLRYGIPEFKMEKKVLDRRLAQLRKEGTKFVTGCEVGVDLSVEDLRAQYDAVVLAVGALRGRDDRTTPGRSLDGIHLAMEHLVPANKFVEGAGPSPVDANGKHVVIIGGGDTGADSYGTATRQGALSVTQLDQYPMPPQTRDDERSPWPTWPYLLRTYPAHEEAGERKFAVAVRRFVDDGNGRVKAVELQEVRVQKDPATGRREVRPVNDHVEVLPADLVLLAIGFEGVEEMPLLEDLNLTLTRRGTLSCGADWQTETPGVFVCGDAHRGASLVVWAIAEGRSVAAAVDAFLTGASDLPAPVHPTALPLAVV, encoded by the coding sequence GTGGCTGACCCGACCGGTTTTCTCAAGTACCAGCGGCAGGAACCGAAGAAGAAGTCTTACGAGGAACGGCTTTCCTCGTGGGGCGAGGTTTATGCCGAAGTCGACCCGGCGGAGCGCAACGAAGCGGTCCGCGTCCAGGCTTCGCGGTGCATGGACTGCGGCATCCCGTTCTGTCATTCCGGTGCCTCGGGCTGTCCGCTGGGCAACCTGATCCCGGAGTGGAACGACCTGGTCCGTCGCGGCGACTGGGCGGCGGCCAGCGACCGTCTGCACGCCACCAACAACTTCCCGGAGTTCACCGGGAAGCTGTGCCCCGCGCCGTGCGAGGCGGGCTGCGTGCTGTCGATTTCGCCGCTGTCCGGCGGGCCGGTGGCGATCAAGCGGGTCGAAGAGACGATCGCGGCCCAGTCGTGGGAAGCCGGTTATGTGCAGCCGCAGGTGTCCGAGGTGTCGTCCGGTCGCAAGGTGGCCGTCGTCGGCTCCGGCCCGGCTGGTCTGGCCGCCGCGCAACAGCTGACCCGCGCCGGCCACGAGGTGACCGTTTTCGAACGCGATGACCGCCTCGGCGGCCTGCTGCGGTACGGCATTCCCGAGTTCAAGATGGAAAAGAAGGTCTTGGACCGCCGCCTCGCCCAGTTGCGCAAGGAAGGCACCAAGTTCGTCACCGGCTGCGAGGTCGGCGTGGACTTGTCGGTGGAAGACCTGCGCGCGCAGTACGACGCGGTGGTGCTCGCCGTCGGCGCCCTGCGCGGCCGGGACGACCGCACCACGCCGGGCCGTTCGCTGGACGGCATCCACCTGGCGATGGAACACCTGGTGCCCGCCAACAAGTTCGTGGAGGGCGCCGGCCCGTCCCCGGTCGACGCGAACGGCAAGCACGTCGTCATCATCGGCGGCGGCGACACCGGCGCGGACTCCTACGGAACCGCGACCCGGCAGGGCGCGCTGTCGGTCACGCAGCTCGACCAGTACCCGATGCCGCCGCAGACCCGCGACGACGAGCGGTCGCCGTGGCCGACCTGGCCCTACCTCCTGCGCACCTACCCCGCGCACGAGGAAGCCGGCGAACGGAAGTTCGCGGTGGCGGTTCGCCGATTCGTCGATGACGGCAACGGCCGGGTCAAGGCGGTCGAGCTGCAGGAAGTCCGCGTGCAGAAGGACCCGGCAACGGGCCGTCGCGAGGTGCGGCCGGTCAACGACCACGTCGAGGTGCTGCCCGCGGACCTGGTTCTGCTGGCGATCGGGTTCGAAGGCGTGGAGGAAATGCCGCTGCTGGAAGACCTGAACCTGACGCTGACCCGCCGGGGCACCCTGTCGTGCGGCGCGGACTGGCAGACCGAGACCCCCGGAGTCTTCGTCTGCGGCGACGCGCATCGAGGCGCTTCGCTGGTGGTGTGGGCGATCGCGGAAGGCCGCTCGGTCGCCGCGGCGGTGGACGCGTTCCTGACCGGCGCTTCGGACCTGCCGGCACCGGTGCACCCGACGGCGCTGCCGCTCGCGGTGGTGTGA
- a CDS encoding class II 3-deoxy-7-phosphoheptulonate synthase produces the protein MNWTVDVPVDTLPELPPLPPELRERLDTALALPAAQQPEWPDVALAQRVRGVLESVPPITVPAEIDRLKNRLAMVARGEAFLLQGGDCAETFESNTEPHIRANLRTLLQMAVVLTYGASLPVVKVGRIAGQYAKPRSSGTDALGLPVYRGDIINSLVPKPELRVPDPGRMIRAYANAGAAMNLVRALTGAGMADLHQVHDWNKDFVSSSPAGERYEALAAEIDRGLRFMNACGVTDASLQSTEIFASHEALLLDYERALLRLDSSDSANPKLYNQSSHFLWIGERTRQLDGAHIAFAELLANPIGLKIGPTTTPEQALEYVQRLDPRNEPGRLTLISRMGNGKVREVLPAIVEKVESSGHKVIWQCDPMHGNTHEASTGYKTRHFDRIVDEVQGFFEVHRKLGTYPGGIHVELTGEDVTECLGGAQEISDVDLAGRYETACDPRLNTQQSLELAFLVAEMLRG, from the coding sequence GTGAACTGGACAGTCGACGTTCCCGTAGACACGCTTCCCGAACTGCCGCCGTTGCCCCCTGAGCTTCGGGAGCGCCTCGACACGGCTCTGGCGCTGCCTGCCGCGCAGCAGCCGGAGTGGCCGGACGTCGCGCTGGCGCAGCGGGTGCGCGGGGTGCTGGAAAGCGTGCCGCCGATTACCGTTCCCGCCGAGATCGACCGGTTGAAGAACCGGCTCGCGATGGTGGCTCGCGGCGAGGCGTTCCTGCTGCAGGGCGGCGACTGCGCGGAGACCTTCGAGTCCAACACCGAACCGCACATCCGGGCGAATCTGCGCACGCTGCTGCAGATGGCTGTCGTGCTCACCTACGGGGCCAGCCTGCCGGTGGTGAAGGTCGGCCGGATCGCCGGGCAGTACGCGAAGCCGCGCTCGTCCGGCACGGACGCGCTCGGGCTGCCGGTCTACCGCGGCGACATCATCAACTCGCTGGTGCCCAAGCCGGAGCTGCGGGTGCCGGACCCGGGCCGGATGATCCGCGCCTACGCGAACGCCGGCGCGGCGATGAACCTCGTCCGCGCGCTCACCGGGGCCGGGATGGCCGACCTGCACCAGGTGCACGACTGGAACAAGGACTTCGTGTCCTCCTCGCCCGCCGGGGAGCGGTACGAGGCGCTCGCCGCGGAGATCGACCGCGGGCTGCGGTTCATGAACGCGTGCGGGGTCACCGACGCGTCGCTGCAGTCGACTGAGATCTTCGCCAGCCACGAGGCGCTGCTGCTCGACTACGAGCGCGCGCTGCTGCGTCTCGACAGCTCGGACTCCGCCAACCCGAAGCTCTACAACCAGTCCTCGCATTTCCTCTGGATCGGCGAGCGCACCCGGCAGCTGGACGGCGCGCACATCGCCTTCGCCGAGCTGCTGGCCAACCCGATCGGGCTCAAGATCGGCCCGACCACCACCCCGGAGCAGGCGCTGGAGTACGTCCAGCGGCTCGACCCGCGCAACGAACCGGGCCGGCTGACGCTCATCTCGCGGATGGGCAACGGCAAGGTCCGCGAGGTGCTGCCGGCGATCGTGGAGAAGGTCGAATCGTCCGGGCACAAGGTCATCTGGCAGTGCGACCCGATGCACGGCAACACGCACGAGGCGTCCACCGGCTACAAGACCCGGCACTTCGACCGGATCGTCGACGAGGTCCAGGGCTTCTTCGAGGTGCACCGCAAGCTCGGCACCTACCCGGGCGGCATCCACGTGGAGCTGACCGGCGAGGACGTCACCGAATGCCTCGGCGGCGCGCAGGAGATCTCCGACGTCGACCTGGCCGGTCGCTACGAAACCGCCTGCGACCCGCGGCTCAACACCCAGCAGTCGCTGGAGCTGGCGTTCCTGGTCGCGGAGATGCTGCGCGGCTGA
- a CDS encoding Stk1 family PASTA domain-containing Ser/Thr kinase has protein sequence MTRTQPSLVGALLERRYRVDRLLARGGMSAVYRGVDTRLDRAVAIKIMDPRFADDRSFVDRFVREARSAAQLHHPNVVAVHDQGFDTPAGQDSGLAFLVMELVDGGTLRDLLEEQGQLDVSLALSVAEPVLAALAAAHAAGLVHRDVKPENVLIGRSGQLAGGVVKVGDFGLVRAVASPGTTSSSVILGTVGYLAPEQVATGDTTARSDVYAAGVLMYEMVTGELPYTGDTAISVAYRHVNDDVPRAGEKRPDLPSALDDLIFRATRRDPEQRPADAGEFLAELQGVAGELGLRPVAIPVPPPPDGDRVSDVEQTLPNIPAVPADAAQTQQVPPVPPAGPRGTRAMTRATPAAALPAGPPTTALPPTPGPTKPNEPPKPRDKRKLIALAVAGVLVLGGLIGAFAFILTDTKSTTTTVPNLAGVTQAEAGDQLRAAKLTPKYSQEFSNTVAANRVIKVDPPAGTKLEQDATVSVVVSKGKPTVPNIRVGATLDEATKAIQAQQLSVVQGPPEYNDKAAEGTVVRISPGAGTPLDIGGQVTLVLSKGPEPLPAVPDVTGQPKDQAFQLLRQAGFQPVDGGEEFSPSVAAGLVTRTDPPANSPGTKTVKVWVSNAVQVPDVRFRQFDEATQILKAAGLDVDRKGGDHGHGGINFVMQQDPAPGSFVPKGTKVKIRGIGG, from the coding sequence GTGACCCGCACCCAGCCCAGTCTCGTCGGCGCCCTGCTCGAACGCCGCTACCGCGTGGACCGGCTGCTAGCCCGGGGCGGGATGTCGGCCGTCTACCGGGGCGTGGACACCCGGCTGGACCGGGCGGTCGCGATCAAGATCATGGATCCGCGGTTCGCCGACGACCGGTCGTTCGTCGACCGGTTCGTGCGCGAAGCGCGCTCGGCCGCACAGCTGCATCACCCGAACGTGGTGGCCGTGCACGACCAGGGCTTCGACACCCCGGCCGGCCAGGATTCCGGCCTCGCCTTTCTGGTGATGGAGCTGGTCGACGGCGGCACCCTGCGCGACCTGCTGGAGGAGCAGGGCCAGCTGGACGTCTCGCTCGCGCTGAGCGTCGCCGAGCCGGTGCTGGCCGCGCTGGCCGCCGCGCACGCGGCCGGGCTGGTGCACCGCGACGTGAAGCCGGAGAACGTGCTCATCGGCCGCAGCGGCCAGCTGGCGGGCGGCGTGGTGAAGGTCGGCGACTTCGGTCTGGTCCGGGCGGTGGCCAGCCCGGGCACCACCAGCTCCAGCGTCATCCTCGGCACCGTCGGCTACCTGGCCCCGGAACAGGTCGCCACCGGCGACACCACGGCCCGCAGCGACGTCTACGCGGCGGGCGTCCTGATGTACGAGATGGTCACCGGCGAGCTGCCCTACACCGGCGACACCGCGATTTCGGTCGCCTACCGGCACGTGAACGACGACGTGCCGCGCGCCGGCGAGAAGCGCCCGGATCTGCCGTCGGCGCTGGACGATTTGATCTTCCGCGCCACCCGGCGCGACCCGGAGCAGCGGCCGGCCGACGCCGGCGAGTTCCTCGCCGAACTGCAGGGCGTGGCCGGCGAACTCGGTCTGCGGCCGGTCGCGATCCCGGTGCCTCCGCCGCCGGACGGCGATCGGGTGTCGGACGTGGAGCAGACGCTGCCGAACATCCCGGCTGTTCCGGCCGACGCCGCGCAGACCCAGCAGGTGCCGCCAGTGCCGCCGGCCGGACCGCGCGGCACCCGCGCGATGACCCGGGCGACCCCGGCGGCGGCGCTGCCCGCCGGTCCGCCGACCACGGCGCTCCCTCCCACCCCAGGGCCGACGAAGCCGAACGAGCCGCCGAAGCCGCGCGACAAGCGGAAGCTGATCGCGCTCGCCGTCGCCGGCGTGCTGGTGCTGGGCGGGCTGATCGGCGCGTTCGCCTTCATCCTCACCGACACCAAGAGCACCACGACGACCGTGCCCAACCTCGCCGGGGTGACCCAGGCCGAGGCGGGCGACCAGCTGCGCGCGGCGAAGCTGACCCCGAAGTACAGCCAGGAGTTCAGCAACACGGTCGCCGCGAACCGGGTGATCAAGGTGGACCCGCCGGCGGGCACCAAGCTGGAGCAGGACGCCACCGTCTCGGTCGTGGTGTCCAAGGGCAAGCCGACGGTGCCGAACATCCGGGTCGGCGCCACGCTCGACGAGGCCACCAAGGCGATCCAGGCCCAGCAGCTCTCCGTCGTCCAAGGCCCGCCGGAGTACAACGACAAGGCGGCCGAGGGCACCGTCGTGCGGATCAGCCCCGGCGCGGGCACCCCGCTGGACATCGGCGGCCAGGTGACGCTGGTGCTGTCCAAGGGACCCGAGCCGCTGCCGGCGGTGCCGGACGTCACCGGGCAGCCCAAGGACCAGGCGTTCCAGCTGCTGCGCCAGGCCGGCTTCCAACCGGTGGACGGCGGCGAGGAGTTCTCGCCCTCGGTCGCCGCCGGCCTGGTCACCCGCACCGACCCGCCCGCCAATTCGCCGGGCACCAAGACGGTCAAGGTCTGGGTCTCCAACGCGGTCCAGGTGCCGGACGTGCGGTTCCGGCAGTTCGACGAGGCGACCCAGATCCTCAAGGCGGCCGGGCTCGACGTCGACCGCAAGGGCGGCGACCACGGGCACGGCGGGATCAACTTCGTCATGCAGCAGGACCCGGCACCGGGGTCGTTCGTGCCCAAGGGCACCAAGGTGAAGATTCGGGGGATCGGCGGATGA
- a CDS encoding SPFH domain-containing protein codes for MEIWVIVVIAVVAVILLFGLLRILYRVAEPNEALIISGWGIRVERTETADSLGFKIVTGRGVNVIPGFQTARRLSLDTRGVNLQVSCVTKQGLPVTVRAVVIYKVGDDYASIANAARRFLDQQKGMNDTIHELFSGHLRSIVGGLTIEEMIHNRDALTGEVRQSSATEMIKLGLIVDSLQIQEIDDESGYILNLGKPHAAAIAASARIAEAQRDQEATEAEQVAAARKAGAIRESQIQQAGYQAEVDQAKAKASQSGPLAEATARQEVVVQETRAAELEAALSEQRLQSQVRKPADAKAYETRTTADAERDAQIARAQAQAKETELRAGADATRVKTAADAEAQATKARAEASASATKATGEAEAAASKAKGLAEAEAAKAKGLAEAEAAKAKGLAEAEAIKARAAALAENQEAVVAQQLAERWPEIVEAGAQAFGNIDHMVVLNGADGMSDMFTKALSLGGTGLGLARQLMDAMGPKQSGSSSESDGGLAPRED; via the coding sequence ATGGAAATCTGGGTCATCGTGGTGATCGCGGTCGTTGCCGTGATCCTGCTGTTCGGGCTGCTGCGGATCCTGTACCGGGTCGCCGAGCCCAACGAGGCCCTCATCATCTCCGGATGGGGCATCCGCGTGGAGCGGACCGAGACCGCGGACAGTCTCGGGTTCAAGATCGTCACCGGCCGGGGGGTGAACGTGATTCCCGGCTTCCAGACCGCGCGCCGGCTGTCACTGGACACCCGCGGCGTGAACCTGCAGGTCTCGTGCGTGACCAAGCAGGGGCTGCCGGTCACCGTGCGCGCGGTGGTGATCTACAAGGTCGGCGACGACTACGCCTCGATCGCCAACGCCGCCCGCCGGTTTCTCGACCAGCAGAAGGGCATGAACGACACCATCCACGAGCTGTTCTCCGGGCACCTGCGCTCGATCGTCGGCGGGCTGACCATCGAGGAGATGATCCACAACCGCGACGCGCTGACCGGCGAGGTCCGCCAGTCGTCGGCGACCGAGATGATCAAGCTCGGGCTGATCGTGGACTCGCTGCAGATCCAGGAGATCGACGACGAGTCCGGCTACATCCTCAACCTGGGCAAGCCGCACGCGGCCGCCATCGCCGCGTCCGCGCGGATCGCCGAAGCACAGCGCGACCAGGAGGCCACCGAGGCCGAGCAGGTCGCCGCCGCGCGCAAGGCGGGCGCGATCCGGGAGAGCCAGATCCAGCAGGCCGGCTACCAGGCCGAGGTCGACCAGGCGAAGGCCAAGGCAAGCCAGTCCGGTCCGCTGGCCGAGGCCACCGCGCGTCAGGAGGTCGTGGTCCAGGAGACGCGCGCGGCCGAACTGGAAGCGGCGCTGTCCGAACAGCGGCTGCAGTCCCAGGTCCGCAAGCCGGCCGACGCGAAGGCGTACGAGACCCGGACGACCGCGGACGCGGAGCGCGACGCGCAGATCGCCCGCGCGCAGGCCCAGGCGAAGGAGACCGAGCTTCGGGCAGGCGCGGACGCGACCCGCGTGAAGACCGCCGCCGACGCGGAAGCGCAGGCCACCAAGGCGCGGGCGGAAGCCAGCGCGAGCGCGACCAAGGCCACCGGTGAGGCCGAAGCGGCGGCCTCGAAGGCCAAGGGCCTGGCGGAGGCCGAAGCGGCGAAGGCCAAGGGGCTCGCGGAGGCCGAAGCGGCCAAGGCGAAGGGTCTCGCCGAAGCTGAGGCGATCAAGGCGCGGGCCGCCGCACTGGCGGAGAACCAGGAAGCTGTGGTAGCACAGCAGTTGGCTGAGCGTTGGCCGGAAATCGTCGAAGCCGGGGCACAGGCATTCGGCAACATCGACCACATGGTGGTCCTGAACGGCGCGGACGGGATGTCGGACATGTTCACCAAGGCGCTGTCCCTCGGCGGCACCGGCCTCGGCCTGGCGCGCCAGCTGATGGACGCCATGGGGCCGAAGCAGTCCGGTTCCTCGTCCGAGTCCGACGGTGGCCTGGCCCCGCGCGAGGACTGA
- a CDS encoding Rv2175c family DNA-binding protein, producing MSGIPVADDILEAAVAVLPLPKVAAALGVSASKVRQMLRDGQLIAVRRDGELCVPSDFFVKDGIVKGLTGTITVLADSGFSRTEMLRWLFTADDTLPGSTPINALRTSHGTEVKRRAQAMAF from the coding sequence GTGAGTGGGATTCCTGTCGCCGACGACATCCTCGAAGCCGCGGTCGCGGTCCTGCCGTTGCCGAAGGTCGCGGCCGCGTTGGGCGTGTCGGCAAGCAAGGTGCGCCAGATGCTGAGGGACGGCCAGCTGATCGCCGTGCGCCGTGACGGAGAGTTGTGCGTGCCGAGCGACTTCTTCGTCAAGGACGGCATCGTGAAGGGGCTGACCGGCACCATCACGGTGCTCGCGGACTCCGGGTTCAGCCGCACCGAGATGCTGCGCTGGCTCTTCACCGCCGACGACACGCTGCCCGGCTCGACCCCGATCAACGCCCTGCGCACCTCCCACGGCACCGAGGTCAAGCGGCGCGCTCAGGCGATGGCTTTCTGA